A stretch of [Clostridium] scindens DNA encodes these proteins:
- a CDS encoding peptidoglycan DD-metalloendopeptidase family protein gives MKLQKVSAILGLTVCLIGTQIPGNYAGNVAQAAQEEPGSISQGESQNIPAQSDEGSGSGTEGDEGSGSGTEGNEGSGSGTEGNEGSGSGTEGDEGSGSGTEGDEGSGSGTEGDEGSGSGTEGNEGSGSGTEGNEGSGSGTEGNEGSGSGTGEIPGQDTKPVKPDTGAEPGGGTRTEVPGQPPSGSGNIKVQPRINGGEKSTASYRPSAKFLDDREKIKYNMEIPLDNMPSFITQEMIIGALKCQDETGYPASVTIAQIIQESGFGKYGPGGEEGKGLSYLAYQYNNLFGIKGTGPAGTVDMRTGEQASDGSAYMITSGFRVYNTYTECIEDRTELLKEVYKDLTFGVEDANTFAIKVGSRWATDIQYSQSLIGQMEKYDLYRLDRMTLDEFDGLLGTFVNPCPGSTLTSSFGPRSAPKAGASTYHKGIDMGTGAYHIPTYAAAAGTVTLAGEMGTAGLMVEIDHGDGLVTKYMHHDKIYVEEGQKVEKGQQIGLSGTTGNSTGNHLHFQVEEDGVAIDPSLYLGF, from the coding sequence ATGAAATTACAGAAGGTGTCAGCCATCCTAGGCCTTACTGTCTGCCTGATCGGAACCCAGATTCCCGGCAATTATGCAGGGAATGTGGCGCAGGCAGCACAAGAAGAGCCAGGAAGTATAAGCCAAGGAGAATCTCAAAATATACCGGCGCAGTCTGATGAAGGAAGCGGCTCCGGTACGGAAGGAGATGAAGGAAGCGGCTCCGGTACGGAAGGAAATGAGGGAAGCGGCTCCGGTACGGAAGGAAATGAAGGAAGTGGCTCCGGTACGGAAGGAGATGAAGGAAGCGGCTCCGGTACGGAAGGAGATGAAGGAAGCGGCTCCGGTACGGAAGGAGATGAAGGAAGCGGCTCCGGTACGGAAGGAAATGAAGGAAGCGGCTCCGGTACGGAAGGAAATGAGGGAAGCGGCTCCGGTACGGAAGGAAATGAAGGAAGCGGCTCCGGTACAGGGGAGATACCTGGCCAGGATACGAAACCAGTAAAGCCGGATACAGGAGCAGAACCAGGGGGTGGGACAAGAACAGAAGTGCCCGGGCAACCCCCTTCAGGAAGTGGAAACATAAAAGTACAGCCAAGGATAAACGGGGGAGAAAAGAGCACAGCAAGCTACAGGCCTTCCGCGAAGTTCCTGGATGACCGGGAGAAGATAAAGTATAACATGGAGATTCCGTTAGACAATATGCCATCCTTCATCACCCAGGAGATGATAATCGGGGCATTAAAGTGCCAGGATGAGACAGGCTATCCCGCATCTGTTACGATTGCCCAGATTATCCAGGAATCTGGATTTGGCAAGTACGGACCGGGAGGAGAAGAAGGGAAAGGCTTATCCTATCTGGCATACCAGTATAATAATTTGTTTGGAATCAAAGGAACAGGCCCTGCGGGCACCGTAGACATGCGTACTGGCGAGCAGGCCAGTGACGGATCCGCTTATATGATTACTTCCGGCTTCCGTGTGTATAACACTTATACGGAATGTATAGAAGATAGAACGGAACTATTAAAAGAGGTATATAAGGATCTGACTTTTGGTGTCGAAGATGCCAATACATTTGCCATAAAGGTGGGCAGCCGTTGGGCAACCGATATTCAGTATAGTCAGAGCCTGATTGGACAGATGGAGAAATATGATCTATATAGGCTCGACCGCATGACGCTGGATGAGTTTGACGGGCTTTTGGGGACATTTGTAAATCCCTGTCCCGGCTCGACTCTGACTAGCAGCTTCGGCCCCAGAAGCGCGCCAAAGGCAGGCGCAAGCACATATCATAAGGGCATTGATATGGGAACGGGCGCTTACCATATCCCAACCTATGCGGCCGCGGCAGGAACCGTAACATTAGCCGGAGAGATGGGGACAGCCGGCCTTATGGTTGAAATTGACCATGGGGATGGGCTGGTCACCAAGTACATGCACCATGACAAAATATATGTTGAAGAAGGACAGAAAGTAGAGAAAGGGCAGCAGATAGGGCTGTCGGGCACGACAGGCAATTCTACAGGAAACCATCTACACTTCCAGGTGGAAGAAGATGGGGTGGCAATCGATCCCAGCCTGTACCTGGGGTTTTAG
- a CDS encoding V-type ATP synthase subunit D has product MDPREFPTKGNLMLAKNSLALAHQGYDLMDKKRNILLKELMSLIDEAKDIQEQIDTTFTKAYACLQRANIEHGISKVQELAFTVPIEDSIRIQTRSIMGTEIPYVKYDAKQNDLTYSFSTTHESIDIVREAFREVKDLTIKLSMVENAAYRLATNIKKTQKRANALKNITIPMYSNLVYTINNALEEKEREEFTRLKVIKKMQGK; this is encoded by the coding sequence ATGGATCCCCGGGAATTTCCAACCAAAGGAAACTTAATGCTTGCGAAGAATTCGCTTGCCCTTGCCCACCAGGGATATGACCTGATGGATAAGAAGCGCAACATTCTGCTGAAAGAGTTAATGAGCCTGATAGATGAGGCCAAAGATATACAGGAACAGATCGATACCACCTTTACTAAAGCCTATGCATGCCTGCAGAGAGCCAATATAGAGCATGGAATCAGCAAGGTTCAGGAACTGGCATTTACCGTCCCGATCGAGGATTCCATCCGGATCCAGACTCGCAGTATCATGGGGACGGAGATACCATATGTGAAGTATGACGCGAAGCAGAATGACCTGACCTACTCATTCAGTACGACGCATGAGTCTATTGATATTGTCCGTGAGGCATTCCGTGAGGTAAAGGATCTGACCATCAAACTGTCGATGGTCGAGAACGCGGCATACCGGCTGGCGACGAACATCAAGAAGACCCAGAAGCGTGCCAATGCGCTTAAAAATATTACTATCCCTATGTACAGCAATCTGGTATATACGATCAATAACGCACTGGAAGAAAAGGAAAGGGAAGAATTCACGCGGCTGAAGGTTATAAAGAAAATGCAGGGCAAATAA
- a CDS encoding BTAD domain-containing putative transcriptional regulator, translating into MEQNKSKDNVLYVKMFGSFSMIYAGESVLGNKVSETQFTYMMQILLHNRKNGVSRESLEEMLFGDRDIKNIHHTMQSVIYNAKNKLRKAGLPIANYIRMEKGVFYWTDDILVVEDAAEFDRLYKEAQEEKDINAKLQILLEACHCYTGEFLSMYAGVMWAAAEARRYREQFCQCVEKAAEILRDRQDYLQLEQLGTYASSIAPFSDWESLTMEALIGMGRYEEAGSLYAETVDRYFKERGIRPSQKLMDSLDQLGEQMLHPYGMLDKTQTELAESRTDIYGGYLCSYPIFQGIYRMVTRMMDRGGQSVYLMLCTIIDSKGNPMKDGEPLEQLSRRLGDAICASIRHGDAVNRYGKGQYLVLLVNTTIENCAMIQKRINNNFLIGRQRTGVQYYVSSVTCEIE; encoded by the coding sequence ATGGAACAGAATAAAAGTAAAGACAATGTATTATACGTAAAGATGTTTGGCAGTTTTTCCATGATTTATGCCGGGGAATCTGTATTGGGAAATAAGGTAAGCGAGACGCAATTTACGTATATGATGCAAATTCTTTTGCATAACCGGAAAAATGGAGTCAGCCGGGAAAGTTTGGAAGAGATGCTGTTCGGAGACCGGGATATCAAGAATATCCATCACACAATGCAGAGTGTTATCTATAATGCTAAGAATAAACTGAGAAAAGCCGGTCTTCCAATAGCAAATTATATCCGTATGGAAAAGGGCGTGTTCTATTGGACCGATGATATACTGGTTGTTGAGGACGCTGCAGAGTTCGACCGTCTGTACAAGGAAGCGCAGGAAGAAAAGGACATAAATGCCAAACTTCAAATTCTACTTGAGGCATGCCATTGTTACACAGGGGAATTCCTATCTATGTACGCCGGTGTCATGTGGGCTGCCGCAGAAGCAAGGAGATACCGAGAGCAGTTCTGCCAATGCGTGGAGAAAGCAGCAGAGATACTCCGGGACAGGCAGGACTACCTGCAACTAGAGCAGTTAGGTACATATGCGTCCAGCATTGCGCCGTTTTCCGATTGGGAGAGTCTTACTATGGAGGCGCTGATCGGAATGGGCAGATATGAGGAGGCTGGCAGTTTATATGCAGAGACCGTTGACCGTTACTTTAAAGAAAGAGGCATCCGGCCATCGCAGAAGTTAATGGATTCGCTGGATCAATTAGGCGAACAGATGCTGCATCCCTATGGAATGCTTGACAAGACACAGACAGAACTTGCCGAATCCAGAACGGATATATACGGCGGGTATCTGTGCTCCTATCCTATATTCCAAGGAATCTACCGCATGGTGACCCGGATGATGGATCGAGGAGGCCAGTCCGTCTACCTGATGTTATGCACGATTATTGACAGCAAAGGAAACCCCATGAAGGACGGAGAACCGCTGGAACAGTTATCCCGCCGCCTGGGCGATGCGATCTGTGCATCTATCCGCCACGGAGACGCGGTCAATCGATATGGAAAAGGCCAGTACCTGGTACTGCTGGTTAATACGACGATTGAGAACTGTGCCATGATCCAGAAGCGGATCAATAATAATTTTCTGATTGGGAGGCAGCGTACTGGGGTTCAATACTATGTAAGCAGCGTGACTTGTGAAATTGAATAA
- a CDS encoding V-type ATP synthase subunit B, with product MAIEYLGLSNINGPLVVLEGIQDAFFDEIVEFVVEGSTRKMGRIVELDEDKAIIQVFEGTENMSLTNTHTKLTGHPMEVAVSPDMLGRTFNGIGEPIDGLGPITSTDRRDVNGLPLNPVRREYPRNYIRTGISAIDGLTTLIRGQKLPIFSGNGLPHDQLAAQIVKQASLGDNAEGEFAVVFGAMGVKHDVAEFFQKTFEESGVSDHVCMFLNLANDPVVERLITPKVALTVAEYLAFECNMHILVILTDMTSFAEAMREVSSSKGEIPSRKGYPGYLYSELATIYECAGIVEGANGSVTQLPILTMPNDDITHPIPDLTGYITEGQVVLDRSLHGQAIYPPISILPSLSRLMKDGIGEGYTREDHQDLANQLFSAYAKVGEARNLASVIGEDELSPIDKQYLKFGEEFEHRYIGQGPTENRTIQDTLDLGWELLGLLPKEELDRIDTKMIDKYYPKEAQEA from the coding sequence ATGGCAATAGAATATCTTGGACTAAGCAATATTAACGGCCCTCTCGTTGTCCTGGAAGGCATACAGGATGCCTTTTTCGACGAGATTGTAGAGTTCGTGGTAGAAGGCAGCACGAGAAAGATGGGCCGTATCGTAGAATTGGACGAAGACAAGGCTATTATACAGGTATTTGAAGGGACGGAGAATATGTCTCTTACCAATACTCATACGAAACTGACCGGGCATCCGATGGAAGTTGCGGTATCGCCGGATATGCTGGGGCGTACGTTTAACGGAATCGGGGAGCCGATTGACGGGCTGGGACCGATTACCTCGACGGACAGGCGGGATGTAAACGGGCTCCCTCTGAATCCGGTTCGTCGGGAATATCCGAGGAACTATATCCGTACGGGCATATCCGCGATTGATGGGCTGACGACATTGATCCGTGGTCAGAAACTGCCAATATTCTCTGGAAATGGCCTTCCTCATGACCAGCTTGCCGCGCAGATAGTAAAGCAGGCATCGCTGGGAGACAATGCGGAAGGAGAGTTCGCGGTGGTATTCGGAGCGATGGGCGTAAAACATGATGTCGCCGAGTTCTTCCAGAAGACTTTCGAGGAAAGCGGCGTGTCTGATCACGTCTGCATGTTCCTGAACCTGGCCAATGACCCGGTAGTAGAGCGTCTGATCACGCCGAAGGTAGCGCTGACGGTTGCCGAGTATCTGGCATTCGAGTGTAATATGCACATCCTGGTCATCCTGACGGATATGACTTCATTTGCGGAGGCGATGAGGGAGGTGTCATCCTCGAAAGGAGAGATTCCGTCAAGAAAGGGATATCCGGGCTATCTGTACAGCGAACTGGCCACCATATATGAGTGTGCGGGAATTGTGGAAGGGGCGAACGGCTCGGTGACCCAGCTTCCGATTCTGACCATGCCAAATGACGACATTACCCATCCGATTCCTGATCTTACCGGGTACATTACGGAAGGCCAGGTGGTTCTGGATCGTAGCCTGCATGGCCAGGCAATCTATCCGCCCATCAGCATTCTTCCGTCGCTGTCCCGCCTTATGAAGGATGGGATCGGAGAAGGATACACGAGGGAGGACCACCAGGATCTGGCAAACCAGCTCTTCTCTGCCTACGCAAAAGTAGGCGAGGCCAGGAATCTGGCTTCTGTTATCGGAGAGGATGAATTGTCTCCTATCGATAAGCAGTATCTGAAGTTTGGAGAGGAGTTCGAACACCGCTATATCGGCCAAGGACCTACCGAGAACCGTACAATTCAGGATACCCTAGATCTTGGGTGGGAACTTTTAGGACTACTACCAAAAGAGGAACTGGACCGTATCGATACGAAGATGATCGATAAGTACTATCCGAAAGAGGCGCAGGAGGCTTAA